A stretch of DNA from Bacillota bacterium LX-D:
ATAAAGATGAGGTTCGGAGCTAGTAATTACCCCTATTTTTAACTGAGGAAGGACTAGATGTTTCTAATTTGGCAGAGAAACTAGGGAGCAATGGTAGGCTTTTTTAATATCCTCATCATGTGTAACAAGTATGATTGTTTTACCTTGTTCATTGAGTTGTTTTAAAATGTTGAGTACAGCTTCGGCATTATTCTTATCAAGAGAACCAGTTGGTTCATCAGCCAAAATAATATCACATTTTTTAAGCATAAGCCGAGCTAACGCCACTCTCTGCTGTTCTCCTCCTGATAAAGTGTATACCTTTTTGTTCAACTTATCTTTAAGTCCAACGATCTCTAAAGCTTCCTCGATAGTTATATCGTTCTTGCAGTCTTTCCGAACCAGCTTTAAGTTTTCCTTAACCGTTTTGTTATCCACGAGAGCAAAGTTTTGAAAGAGAAATCCGACTTTATTCCTGAAATATTTTAATTGGTTCTTCCTCTTGCTGACATCTATACCATCCACAAGAATTTCACCGCTGTCAATTTCTTCGATGGCTCCAATCATATTAAGAAGCGTTGTTTTTCCGCATCCACTGGGACCTGAAAAGATGACAAACTCTCCATCTTCAATGTTCAGGGTTAGATTTGAAAAAAGAATTTTATCCTCAAATGCTTTAGATACATTTTTAATTTTTATCATAAATTGCCTCCTTTTAATATCTTCTGTATGCTGGATTCTTCTATTTTACGGATATAAGAGAATATCACGGAGGCTTCCAGAATTAAGATGAACGCTCCCCCCACTGTGATATAATACACTTCCTCCACATTTGTTATAACTCCAACGGCAACTGCTGCAACAATACTGATTGCTGTGCTAATAATAGTCATCAATAGGATCTTCTTATTTTTCTCCATGGTGCTGTACCCCAATATCTTTTTTATGGAAAGTTCAATGGCATAGACTTCGTATTCTAAGCGAATAATGGAATGAATAATGATCAGCTCTAAAATCAGTACCAAAATGCTGAGAATCACATTCATATACAGAACACTTTTTACAATGCCCCATTGATATTCATATTTTTCCAGTACATTGGTTGTACTGTGAAATTGATCTGCCAGACCGTACTCTTCAATAAATGCATCAAACTCATTCTGAGATATTTTATACATAATGTCATGTTGGTAAGTTGACTTAAAAGCCTTCTCATTTATTGGATAGGTTGCGGTATTCGCCGCTGTATTGTTATAAATAATAATCGGATTTTTTATAAGATCACTGCCGTTTAGGAAAAATTCATCAATACTAATGATCTCAATATTATCTTCATAATAGATAACGCCATAATCATACTGGTAATAATCCCCTTCATATACCTTGATCCGGTGGTTCAGTCTGTCTATGATCTCTTTATCATTAGACAGATCTTTAGGAAGGATAAAGTAGATGTCCTTTTTCAAATCTGCATCCCTAAGCTCTTTAATGTGACCCGACAAATAATCAAATGCATTTTTATTCGCTAAAATTGTATCATCCTCTTGTGACTGAGTGATATTCACTAATGTGGTGGCATCAAAGGTTTCAAAAAACCTTCTATAAAAGGTTTCATTCATTACCGCATCCTTTTCAATATTACTATCAATAGTGCCGTCACTGTTCATAGTGGTCTTATAGCCTAAATTGGTGTAATAATAGCCGGCATGCTCTTCAAAAAATGGCCGCTGCTTATAAAATTTGTATCCTTCAAAGATAGCTGCAATATTGCCGGAAATAATCAGAACAGTGAGAATTACTGTTATAAGTTTCATCCCATAATTTATAGCCAATAGCTTTTTCGGGACTTTAACATTGGAGAATACTTCCTTTAAGTCATAAAAATAAAGATTAAAATAGAAGAACGCATTGATAACCAGCATTGCTAAAAACATAGCCAGGGAAATTGAAAACTTAAAAACCACATTACTGTAGCTGGACATTAGCAGCAGTGATAAAAGAAATACCACCCCAAATGCAAAGGTATCTAATAAGATGTTTTTCCAAATGATTTTGCCGATTCTTTCACCTAATGATATTCTGATAAAGTTTTCTTTTTTCTGCAAAATCACATCATAAAAGGACAGGAAAAGAATCACGATGTCAATGAGCAACCAGATAAAGAAGGTGTTCTTCGAGGACTCCCTGTCAGGATAACCTGCTTTGGGATGATTTCCGGCATACTTGTCAATCAAATCTATTTTGAACTGGTGAACTTTCTCTTTGCTGCCAATGACATTATAATCATTTATATTTGCAATATTGGGAATGTCTTTAAAGTCAAAGAAATTCACCCGTGTTGTTCCTAACAATAAGCTTTTATATTCCTTTTCAAAAATCTTTAGCTTATCATTGATGTGCTTTTCAACACCTTTACTCCCATAAATATTGATCTCTTTAAGAAATGTGCTGGGAACAG
This window harbors:
- a CDS encoding ABC transporter ATP-binding protein — protein: MIKIKNVSKAFEDKILFSNLTLNIEDGEFVIFSGPSGCGKTTLLNMIGAIEEIDSGEILVDGIDVSKRKNQLKYFRNKVGFLFQNFALVDNKTVKENLKLVRKDCKNDITIEEALEIVGLKDKLNKKVYTLSGGEQQRVALARLMLKKCDIILADEPTGSLDKNNAEAVLNILKQLNEQGKTIILVTHDEDIKKAYHCSLVSLPN
- a CDS encoding DUF1430 domain-containing protein, producing MKKIKFIVSFIVIMMGLLIIGESHQLYLNNFNAVFSNTTMYLQENTTADEMIQDILDSAERNDVEVFALTSTVPSTFLKEINIYGSKGVEKHINDKLKIFEKEYKSLLLGTTRVNFFDFKDIPNIANINDYNVIGSKEKVHQFKIDLIDKYAGNHPKAGYPDRESSKNTFFIWLLIDIVILFLSFYDVILQKKENFIRISLGERIGKIIWKNILLDTFAFGVVFLLSLLLMSSYSNVVFKFSISLAMFLAMLVINAFFYFNLYFYDLKEVFSNVKVPKKLLAINYGMKLITVILTVLIISGNIAAIFEGYKFYKQRPFFEEHAGYYYTNLGYKTTMNSDGTIDSNIEKDAVMNETFYRRFFETFDATTLVNITQSQEDDTILANKNAFDYLSGHIKELRDADLKKDIYFILPKDLSNDKEIIDRLNHRIKVYEGDYYQYDYGVIYYEDNIEIISIDEFFLNGSDLIKNPIIIYNNTAANTATYPINEKAFKSTYQHDIMYKISQNEFDAFIEEYGLADQFHSTTNVLEKYEYQWGIVKSVLYMNVILSILVLILELIIIHSIIRLEYEVYAIELSIKKILGYSTMEKNKKILLMTIISTAISIVAAVAVGVITNVEEVYYITVGGAFILILEASVIFSYIRKIEESSIQKILKGGNL